A single Carassius carassius chromosome 3, fCarCar2.1, whole genome shotgun sequence DNA region contains:
- the LOC132127723 gene encoding histone H4, producing the protein MSGRGKGGKGLGKGGAKRHRKVLRDNIQGITKPAIRRLARRGGVKRISGLIYEETRGVLKVFLENVIRDAVTYTEHAKRKTVTAMDVVYALKRQGRTLYGFGG; encoded by the coding sequence ATGTCTGGAAGAGGCAAAGGCGGTAAAGGACTCGGGAAAGGAGGCGCTAAGCGTCACCGTAAAGTGCTGCGCGATAACATCCAGGGAATCACAAAACCcgccattcgtcgtctagctcgccGCGGCGGAGTCAAGCGCATCTCCGGTCTGATCTACGAGGAGACACGCGGTGTGCTTAAGGTGTTCCTGGAGAACGTGATCCGCGACGCCGTCACCTACACCGAGCACGCCAAGAGAAAGACCGTCACCGCCATGGACGTTGTGTACGCGCTCAAACGACAGGGACGCACCTTGTACGGCTTCGGAGGATAA
- the LOC132113267 gene encoding histone H4-like → NRDQLIMSGRGKGGKGLGKGGAKRHRKVLRDNIQGITKPAIRRLARRGGVKRISGLIYEETRGVLKVFLENVIRDAVTYTEHAKRKTVTAMDVVYALKRQGRTLYGFGG, encoded by the coding sequence AACAGAGATCAACTCATCATGTCTGGAAGAGGCAAAGGAGGTAAAGGACTCGGGAAAGGTGGCGCTAAGCGTCACCGTAAAGTGCTGCGCGATAACATCCAGGGAATCACCAAACCcgccattcgtcgtctagctcgccGCGGCGGAGTCAAGCGCATCTCCGGTCTGATCTACGAGGAGACACGCGGTGTGCTTAAGGTGTTCCTGGAGAACGTGATCCGCGACGCCGTCACCTACACCGAGCACGCCAAGAGAAAGACCGTCACCGCCATGGACGTTGTGTACGCGCTCAAACGACAGGGACGCACCTTGTACGGCTTCGGAGGATAA
- the LOC132127676 gene encoding histone H1-like: MAETAPAAAAPPAKAPKKKSAAKAKKAGPGVSELIVKAVSASKERSGVSLAALKKALAAGGYDVEKNNSRVKLALKSLVTKGALLQVKGTGASGSFKISKKQTETKKKAAPKAKKPAAKKPAAAKKPKSAAAKKPAAKKSPKKAKKPTAAAKKATKSPKKATKSPKKAKKPAAPKKAAKSPKKAKTAKPKTAKPKAAKPKKAAPKKK; the protein is encoded by the coding sequence ATGGCAGAAACCGCTCCAGCAGCCGCCGCTCCGCCGGCCAAAGCGCCCAAGAAGAAGTCCGCCGCCAAAGCCAAGAAAGCAGGTCCCGGCGTCAGTGAGCTGATCGTCAAAGCCGTGTCCGCGTCCAAGGAGAGGAGCGGCGTGTCCCTCGCCGCCCTGAAGAAAGCTCTCGCCGCCGGCGGCTACGACGTGGAGAAGAACAACTCCCGCGTCAAGCTCGCCCTCAAGAGCCTGGTGACTAAAGGCGCCCTGCTTCAGGTCAAAGGGACCGGCGCCTCCGGCTCCTTCAAGATCAGCAAGAAGCAGACCGAGACCAAGAAGAAAGCGGCTCCTAAAGCCAAGAAGCCCGCGGCCAAGAAACCCGCTGCTGCCAAGAAGCCCAAGAGCGCAGCTGCAAAGAAGCCCGCCGCTAAGAAATCCCCCAAGAAGGCCAAGAAACCCACTGCCGCCGCTAAGAAGGCCACAAAGAGCCCCAAGAAGGCGACGAAGAGCCCCAAGAAAGCGAAGAAGCCCGCGGCGCCCAAGAAAGCAGCCAAGAGCCCCAAAAAGGCCAAGACCGCCAAACCCAAGACGGCAAAGCCTAAAGCTGCCAAGCCTAAAAAGGCAGCTCCCAAGAAGAAATAA
- the LOC132127701 gene encoding histone H2A-like, with amino-acid sequence MSGRGKTGGKARAKAKTRSSRAGLQFPVGRVHRLLRKGNYAERVGAGAPVYLAAVLEYLTAEILELAGNAARDNKKTRIIPRHLQLAVRNDEELNKLLGRVTIAQGGVLPNIQAVLLPKKSEKPAKAK; translated from the coding sequence ATGAGCGGAAGAGGCAAAACCGGGGGCAAAGCGAGAGCGAAGGCCAAGACTCGCTCCTCCAGAGCAGGGCTGCAGTTCCCCGTCGGTCGTGTTCACAGACTTCTCCGCAAAGGGAACTACGCCGAGCGCGTCGGTGCCGGAGCTCCCGTCTATCTGGCGGCTGTGCTCGAGTATCTGACCGCTGAGATCCTAGAGTTGGCTGGAAACGCCGCGAGAGACAACAAGAAAACCCGCATCATTCCCCGTCACCTGCAGCTGGCGGTGCGCAATGATGAGGAGCTCAACAAACTCCTGGGTCGAGTGACCATCGCTCAGGGCGGCGTGCTGCCCAACATCCAGGCCGTGCTGCTGCCCAAGAAGAGCGAGAAACCCGCCAAAGCCAAGTAA